A portion of the Lolium rigidum isolate FL_2022 chromosome 1, APGP_CSIRO_Lrig_0.1, whole genome shotgun sequence genome contains these proteins:
- the LOC124695628 gene encoding heme oxygenase 1, chloroplastic-like, which yields MAPASSAPTSLTTVTPRALASPRVSASISAAGRTKSGALSLSTGPRRAPGICAASSQPRRRMVAAAAATEMAPAARGEGGGKPFVEEMRAVAMRLHTKDQAREGEKEPQAPPVNRWEPTAEGYLRFLVDSKLVFQTLEDIVDRAAVPWYAEFRNTGLERSEALKKDLEWFSEQGHTIPEPSAPGTTYASYLEELSEKDPQAFICHFYNVYFAHTAGGRMIGKKVAEKILNKKELEFYQWEGTLSQLLQNVRSKLNQVASNWSREEKNHCLEETEKSFAYSGDLLRQIFT from the exons ATGGCGCCCGCATCATCAGCACCAACATCCCTGACCACCGTCACCCCGCGCGCCCTCGCCTCCCCGCGCGTCTCCGCCTCCATCTCCGCCGCCGGAAGGACCAAAAGCGGCGCCCTTTCCCTCTCCACCGGCCCCCGCCGCGCGCCCGGGATCTGCGCGGCCAGCTCGCAGCCGAGGAggaggatggtggcggcggcggcggcgaccgagaTGGCGCCCGCCGCGAGGGGCGAAGGAGGGGGCAAGCCCTTCGTGGAGGAGATGCGGGCCGTGGCCATGCGCCTCCACACGAAAGACCAGGCCCGGGAGGGCGAGAAGGAGCCCCAGGCGCCCCCTGTCAACCGGTGGGAGCCCACCGCCGAGGGCTACCTGCGCTTCCTCGTCGACAGCAAGCTCGTCTTCCAGACGCTCGAGGACATCGTCGACCGCGCCGCCGTGCCCTGGT ATGCAGAGTTTCGGAATACTGGATTGGAGAGATCAGAGGCACTGAAGAAAGATTTGGAATGGTTCAGTGAACAGGGTCACACAATTCCAGAACCATCTGCTCCTGGCACTACATATGCTTCCTATCTGGAAGAATTGTCTGAGAAGGACCCACAAGCATTTATCTGTCATTTCTATAATGTGTACTTCGCTCATACTGCTGGAGGCCGAATGATCGGCAAAAAG GTTGCTGAGAAGATTCTGAACAAGAAAGAGCTGGAATTCTACCAGTGGGAAGGTACCCTGTCCCAGCTGCTGCAGAATGTCCGCAGCAAACTTAACCAAGTTGCTTCT AACTGGTCCCGGGAAGAGAAGAATCACTGCCTGGAGGAGACTGAGAAATCATTTGCCTATTCAGGAGATCTCCTACGCCAGATATTCACCTGA